One window of Alkaliphilus metalliredigens QYMF genomic DNA carries:
- a CDS encoding DUF3786 domain-containing protein: protein MDIQAVKEDRQGKVPYEYIRNIFKDCNPREMSELSGTHYDHTKKIFTVKLMSRDYIVKYPSGEVFTKDQEIEVESYAIKIIFLRYLANANGIPLTGKNITYKEIPGGHVYYPNFYTRTILKLAKTYGNKLEEFIVAGEEIKAERIKSGDAGYRFQFFNNVYLTFIVWKGDEEFSPAANILFDLNTSYYFDAEDLAVVGELALGIFKNHGSLPDWKGLYQRKPQDKK, encoded by the coding sequence ATGGATATTCAAGCGGTAAAAGAAGACCGTCAGGGGAAGGTTCCTTATGAGTATATCAGAAACATATTTAAGGACTGTAACCCAAGGGAGATGTCTGAGTTATCTGGAACACACTATGATCATACCAAGAAGATTTTTACTGTAAAACTGATGAGTAGAGATTATATTGTAAAGTATCCCAGTGGCGAAGTATTCACAAAGGATCAAGAGATAGAAGTAGAATCCTATGCCATTAAAATCATTTTTTTAAGATATCTTGCAAATGCAAATGGCATACCCCTCACGGGAAAGAATATCACCTACAAGGAAATACCAGGAGGACATGTTTATTATCCTAACTTTTATACTAGAACCATATTAAAATTGGCAAAGACTTATGGTAACAAACTCGAGGAATTTATCGTGGCCGGAGAAGAAATAAAGGCAGAGAGAATTAAATCTGGAGATGCGGGGTATCGCTTTCAGTTTTTTAACAATGTTTACTTAACTTTTATTGTTTGGAAGGGAGATGAAGAATTTTCCCCTGCTGCAAATATATTATTTGATTTGAATACGTCATATTATTTTGATGCAGAGGACTTAGCAGTGGTAGGAGAATTAGCTTTGGGAATATTCAAAAACCACGGCAGCCTCCCAGACTGGAAGGGCTTATATCAAAGAAAACCACAAGATAAAAAGTAG
- a CDS encoding DUF3842 family protein, with amino-acid sequence MIIAVIDGMGGGIGGQIVAHLRQELPSYFEIYGLGTNSTATSVMFKNHANKGATGENAIVVSSKKANVIIGPMSIIIPNSMMGEVTEKMAAAVAEAEALKILLPIMPDNFVLVGLENKPMMLLIKDAIAILKKEFNIQK; translated from the coding sequence ATGATTATTGCAGTGATCGATGGAATGGGAGGAGGAATAGGTGGTCAAATTGTTGCCCATCTACGACAAGAGCTTCCTTCCTACTTTGAAATTTATGGTCTAGGCACCAATTCCACTGCTACTTCTGTTATGTTTAAAAATCATGCTAACAAAGGGGCAACGGGAGAAAATGCTATCGTTGTATCTAGTAAAAAAGCAAATGTCATTATTGGACCCATGTCCATCATCATTCCTAATTCTATGATGGGGGAAGTGACAGAAAAAATGGCAGCTGCTGTTGCTGAGGCTGAAGCGCTAAAAATCCTACTTCCAATTATGCCAGACAACTTTGTATTAGTAGGTTTAGAAAATAAACCTATGATGCTATTAATAAAAGATGCTATTGCTATATTAAAGAAGGAATTTAATATTCAAAAATAA
- a CDS encoding CooT family nickel-binding protein, protein MCESTAYLITDKGEEKIMENVVYMKPENGKVFLADLLGEQKIVQGILKEIKLIDHKIIITDK, encoded by the coding sequence ATGTGTGAATCAACTGCTTATTTAATCACTGACAAAGGTGAAGAAAAAATCATGGAAAATGTTGTCTATATGAAGCCCGAAAATGGAAAGGTATTTTTAGCCGATCTCTTAGGAGAACAAAAAATAGTACAGGGTATACTGAAGGAAATAAAATTAATTGACCACAAAATCATTATTACCGATAAATAA
- a CDS encoding ABC transporter substrate-binding protein, protein MLRKKMVLIMVYVLIVSTMMLTACSSQQEVKSSEGEVTNEVTNEVTNKEELILAIGSEPDDGFDPINGWGRYGSPLFHSTLLTRDGNFNIVYDLATEYEVSDDGLVWTVYLRDDVKFSDGEDLTAEDIVYTFNTTAASGSVVDLNIMEKVEVVGEYTVVFTLKQPQSTFIHTLATTGIVPKHAHDDNYAENPIGSGPFKFVQWDQGQQLIVEVNPMYYGEKPGFKKLTFLFLGEDGAFAAARAGQVDLAAIPASFAKQEVSGMKLVNIESVDNRGILFPYVPAGGTTEEGFAVGNDVTADRAIRQAINIGLDRNALVDGILEGFGTPAYSVSDGMPWWNADTVVEDGNIEKAKEILADGGWEDINGDGILQKGDLKAEFTMIYPASDQIRQSLAIVTADMMKPLGIHAILEGKSWDDIQKMMYSNAVLFGWGSYDPLEMYNLYSSETAGQGWYNTGFYGTPTVDAYMEQALRATSEEEAITYWKKAQWDGTTGFSAKGDAPWAWLVNLDHLYLVSENLDIGTPKIQPHGHGWPLTDNIIEWQWKE, encoded by the coding sequence ATGTTAAGAAAAAAGATGGTATTAATAATGGTTTATGTATTAATTGTATCAACGATGATGCTCACTGCTTGTTCATCACAGCAAGAGGTGAAAAGTTCTGAAGGGGAAGTAACAAATGAAGTAACTAATGAAGTCACGAATAAGGAAGAGTTAATTTTGGCCATTGGTAGTGAACCCGATGATGGATTTGATCCTATCAACGGTTGGGGGCGTTACGGATCACCACTTTTCCATAGTACCTTGCTTACCCGTGATGGGAATTTCAATATAGTATATGACCTTGCTACTGAATATGAGGTAAGTGATGATGGTTTGGTCTGGACAGTGTATTTACGAGATGACGTAAAGTTTTCAGATGGTGAGGATTTAACTGCTGAGGATATTGTATATACATTTAATACAACTGCTGCAAGTGGCTCTGTTGTTGATTTAAATATAATGGAGAAGGTAGAAGTAGTTGGTGAATATACAGTTGTATTTACACTGAAGCAACCACAATCTACCTTTATTCACACATTAGCTACTACAGGAATTGTTCCTAAGCATGCACACGATGATAACTATGCTGAGAATCCTATAGGTTCTGGTCCCTTCAAGTTTGTACAATGGGATCAAGGACAACAGCTTATTGTAGAAGTCAATCCAATGTATTATGGAGAAAAGCCAGGATTTAAGAAGTTAACCTTTTTATTCTTAGGAGAAGATGGCGCCTTTGCTGCTGCAAGAGCTGGGCAGGTAGACCTTGCTGCTATTCCAGCATCTTTTGCAAAACAAGAAGTGTCAGGGATGAAACTAGTTAATATAGAAAGTGTTGATAACCGTGGAATACTATTTCCTTACGTACCAGCTGGGGGGACAACAGAGGAAGGGTTTGCCGTAGGGAATGATGTTACAGCTGATAGAGCTATTCGACAAGCGATCAATATCGGTCTAGATAGAAATGCTTTAGTGGATGGAATTTTAGAAGGTTTTGGTACCCCGGCATATAGTGTTAGCGATGGTATGCCTTGGTGGAATGCTGATACAGTAGTTGAAGATGGAAACATAGAAAAGGCGAAAGAAATATTAGCCGATGGAGGCTGGGAAGACATAAATGGTGATGGGATCCTTCAAAAAGGCGATCTGAAGGCAGAGTTTACAATGATATACCCAGCTAGTGATCAAATCCGACAATCTCTAGCTATAGTGACTGCTGATATGATGAAACCTTTAGGGATTCATGCGATACTAGAGGGAAAAAGCTGGGATGACATTCAAAAGATGATGTATTCTAATGCAGTACTTTTTGGATGGGGCAGCTATGATCCTTTAGAAATGTATAATCTTTATAGCAGTGAAACAGCTGGGCAAGGATGGTACAACACTGGTTTCTACGGTACCCCTACTGTCGATGCATATATGGAGCAAGCGCTTCGGGCCACTAGTGAAGAAGAAGCGATTACATACTGGAAAAAAGCGCAGTGGGATGGAACTACTGGATTTAGTGCTAAGGGCGATGCTCCTTGGGCATGGCTAGTTAACCTAGATCATTTATACTTAGTGAGTGAAAATCTTGACATAGGTACACCGAAGATTCAACCCCATGGGCATGGATGGCCATTAACTGATAATATTATAGAATGGCAGTGGAAGGAGTAG
- a CDS encoding ABC transporter permease, giving the protein MDTRKLLVFTMKKSARLATLLIAISFLSFMLISYSPIDPVQAYVGADMMRVGPEQREKIAEYWGLDKTPLQQFTHWGTAALGGNLGTSMIYRRPVIEVIRDRFLASLALMMIAWLVSGVLGFALGVIAGMKEGTWIDRLIKWYCLTLASTPTFWLGLLLLIIFAMGLGWFPIGLGVPAGVLAEHVTMGDRMKHLILPALTLSILGVANVALHTRQKLIEVLSSEYVLFARARGEKGLLLFWRHGLRNVALPAITLQFSAFSELFGGAVLAEQVFSYPGLGQTTVQAGLRGDVPLLLGIVIFSALFVFTGNLIADLIYQIVDPRIRQGGSSL; this is encoded by the coding sequence ATGGACACAAGAAAGCTTTTAGTATTTACGATGAAAAAAAGTGCTAGACTGGCTACCTTATTGATTGCAATATCCTTCCTATCCTTCATGCTCATAAGTTACTCTCCCATTGACCCAGTTCAGGCATATGTAGGGGCTGATATGATGCGGGTAGGGCCTGAACAGCGGGAAAAAATTGCAGAATATTGGGGATTAGATAAGACACCTCTACAGCAGTTCACCCATTGGGGAACTGCTGCCCTAGGGGGGAACTTAGGAACCTCTATGATTTACCGTCGTCCAGTAATTGAGGTTATTAGAGATCGTTTTTTAGCATCCTTAGCATTGATGATGATTGCTTGGCTCGTCTCGGGAGTATTAGGCTTTGCTCTAGGAGTTATTGCTGGAATGAAGGAAGGAACCTGGATTGATAGATTGATAAAATGGTATTGTCTAACATTAGCCTCCACCCCTACCTTTTGGTTAGGACTATTATTACTTATTATATTTGCAATGGGATTAGGTTGGTTTCCTATAGGACTGGGAGTTCCAGCAGGGGTTCTAGCAGAGCATGTTACGATGGGTGATCGTATGAAACATTTGATTTTACCTGCATTAACATTAAGTATATTGGGGGTTGCCAATGTAGCATTACACACCCGACAAAAACTGATAGAAGTTCTTTCAAGTGAATATGTTTTATTTGCCCGAGCTAGGGGTGAGAAGGGATTGTTATTATTTTGGAGACACGGCCTTCGTAATGTAGCATTACCGGCTATTACCTTACAATTTTCAGCATTTAGTGAGTTGTTTGGAGGAGCTGTTTTGGCAGAACAAGTATTTTCCTATCCTGGACTAGGACAAACCACAGTACAGGCAGGATTAAGGGGAGATGTACCTCTTTTATTGGGAATTGTAATTTTTAGCGCAT